The nucleotide window CGATCAATGCCGTGGGAACATAGCAAAGACTACAATACTGTAATGGATtgattttgaagaagaagatcaaGCCTCAGCTTACTTCGTCGGAGTCGGAGAGCAAAAGCGCGAGATTGGAGAAAGACTTTCCTTACTTCTCACTTCCTACTTCCTTTAGGGAACTGTGAACCAAGCGGCGCATTCCAAGCAAAAGACAATGAGAGTTAGATTTCCAGAACGACATGACGTTTCAAAGTTCCTCGTATCCGTGGCATGGTCGACTCCTAATTTATAATTTCCATTAGgcttccatttgttattttcacaacaatattttttatttgtttagttgtaatattaaattaataatatgtatttatattatatatatatataaatatttttatattttaataaaatttttaaaattttaaaaaataatatattttttaaataatttaatttttttaataaaaaactatatatatatatatatatatatatatatatatatatatatatatatataaagccttAATTAtacaactaaaaaaaaaatttctttcctttttactgGGATTGAACGGAATGCTTTATAGATGTGAAGATTGACAATAACTCAAATATCATTAAGCAAAAAGTTCATTGGTGGCATTTTTTTCTTAATGGAAAATATGTAATTTTTCTGATCATTTGATTTTGATAGAGGTAATAATTTACATATTTTACAATTTTATacgactaaattaaaatttattaattaaaattataatggtGTGATAAAAcatgtaaaataaataattacataaGTTGGCGGTGGAAGAGACCAGAGAGGGCACATCCACTGATGAAAAACATGTAAAATAAAATCCAACAAAATCACTAAAATCATACATGTAAAAATCCAATCGAGGGCCAAAAAATTATACCCATCTTCTATTACAATCTCATCACACAATGAGGGGAAATACCCTAACAGGGATGGACCCTAAATAGTAATCAAGACCCATGAAAGATAATGGTTCTTGGGCTCTATACAGTATCCTAACCATAATTAATCACAAGTATTATTTTAGCAACCATAGGAAGCCACCTCTCCCTCACTCTCAGGCTCCCCATCTCTGAGGCAATTTAGAGGAGGTATAGTGACTGTTTCTTCTGTCCCATAAGCATTCCAACAGAACGGATCATCTATCAACTCTCCTTCTTCAGGGAGAAGCTCAACTTCTGATAGGGTAATATTTGTGCAAGGGATAGTGTCACTGCAGGCAAAGTGAATTGGTGGGGTTCTCACATCATAAGTGCCTTTAATGTTTCTGTATGATACATCTGTCACGTACACAGCTGAGGTCTGGTTTAGACATTCCTTTGACAAGCAGTAATACTGGTCTATGATCATGCAGTTTCTAACATTCTCCATTTGTATATTCTGGAAGGATATGCCTGAAACAGAACCTGTGCCTCCTTGCCATGTCTTGATCCTCACTCCATTGTCTGAATCTTTTATAATTGCATTACTCACTGTTATGTTAGAGACACAGGCCTGGGAATTGTGTACTCCTAGGCTTCCAATGCTACAGAAAATATAGAAAGCAAGCAACATTTAGAACAATAATAATTTGGCTACCTAAGTGGACTTCATTAGATAAAGCCATGAAGGGCATCAAAATACAAAAGATAACTCGAGAAAGAATATGAATTCAGTTAAAAACAGAGACTTTGTACCTAATCCCATGACTAGGCCCGCAGGTCACACCCTCTATATCAATATTTGAGCAACCAGTTCCAATTGATATGCAATCATCACCTGCATAAAGCCAAAGATGCATTATTAGAAAATGGCGTTAATTAGATTTTATAGTAGACAATTAATTGACAAATTGAGTATTAAAGACAGATTCTTTTTGCTTTACCATTGCTAATCATAGAGTTGTGTATTCCAACAGTCTTTGTATTTTCTATGTGGATCCCATCAGTGTTGGGGCTAAGTTTGGGAGAATATATGGACAGCTGTTGTATCAGAACTCCTTCGCAGCCATCAAATTTCATGTGGAATTGAGGACTGTTTTGAATCCTTAAATTGCTTATTACTAGATTGGAGCTCATGAAGAAACGAATCAACTGAATcaaaaagccaaaaaaaaaaaatgtcaataATGGAAAATTATATGTATAATTCATCAATTATGCACTGGAGAAAAGATTAAATTTTTCTATAAGGATAATTTTCACTTACTGCAGGGCTTTCACACGGTCCTTTGGATGCCTCTCCATTGGGACCCTGCTGAAATTACATTTGGTAAGCATTTATGGTGCAATGGAGAAAAGATTGTACCAGATATTGTTAAATTGGCAAACATGAACGAGgtctagtattttttttttcccttgtgCAAATATAGAACTAATGTGAAGCAGGGTGGAATAAAGTAAAATTACCCTGTGAGGTTTGCAGGGGAGATCCCACCACTTCTCTCCATTGCCTTCAATAGTTCCTTTTCCGGTGAGAGTCATATCATCTACTCGATAAAAAACAAGCCATTGCTTTCTGCTATCTTTTTCTGGCCAGGAATCTGGTCCATCCGGTGGCGTTAGGCACCCATCCACCTTTTTCACAAAAAAGAAATTACAACTCCCAGACtggaacttaaaaaaaaaaaaaaaaaaaaaagagaaaaagatcaACTTGAGAtttctttattaaaaatttacCTGAAACACAAGTCCTGGCTTGCAAGGCCCTGAGAAAATGGTTGAAGTGATCATGAAAACATAACCTGAAGGAGCCAAAACAACCCCTGATTCTACTGCACAAGCTGCCTTCCATGCTTCTACAAATGCGGAAGTGTCATCTGTGGAACCATCTCCAACTGCTCCATAAGATGTCACGTCGAAAGTGCAATCTGAACTGGAGTTTCCAGGATCATTCGGATATGGGTCTGAAGGGATTGGAGAAGGACGATTAACAG belongs to Hevea brasiliensis isolate MT/VB/25A 57/8 chromosome 4, ASM3005281v1, whole genome shotgun sequence and includes:
- the LOC110637227 gene encoding polygalacturonase At1g48100, giving the protein MEIVRGLVVISIVVIIVVQNSSNVQGRYHYHKTKNKSSKKGGSPVAPSPDNVPNPQDPSVPSSPVNRPSPIPSDPYPNDPGNSSSDCTFDVTSYGAVGDGSTDDTSAFVEAWKAACAVESGVVLAPSGYVFMITSTIFSGPCKPGLVFQVDGCLTPPDGPDSWPEKDSRKQWLVFYRVDDMTLTGKGTIEGNGEKWWDLPCKPHRGPNGEASKGPCESPALIRFFMSSNLVISNLRIQNSPQFHMKFDGCEGVLIQQLSIYSPKLSPNTDGIHIENTKTVGIHNSMISNGDDCISIGTGCSNIDIEGVTCGPSHGISIGSLGVHNSQACVSNITVSNAIIKDSDNGVRIKTWQGGTGSVSGISFQNIQMENVRNCMIIDQYYCLSKECLNQTSAVYVTDVSYRNIKGTYDVRTPPIHFACSDTIPCTNITLSEVELLPEEGELIDDPFCWNAYGTEETVTIPPLNCLRDGEPESEGEVASYGC